ACACCAGTGTAACGAATGGAGGAAATGATGAGACTCACTTAACAGCTTAGTCTTCTTTTATTAAGATGAGCACCTGTTTGGCCGATGCTCCTGCCACACAGACAGCCAACAAACTTCTGGAACCTTTTCCCTAGAACCCCGCCCACACAACACCACGCAGGCTATTCTTTCAGGAGAACCTCCCACCCCTTAAAGCCCCACACAAGCTGAACCATAACACAGGAAAGAACACATGCACTTAGATTTATCCGAACAGAACATAAAACACTCTTTAGACTTGCTACAATATattgcatattattattattattattattttattatatgtattaaatattctgttacaaaaagaaaatgttcattattaatttactgttatattataaaattattagtaATCAGTTGTTTGAGTTTAAGTAATGACAATTTTATGCGCGTGCTCGCGTCGGCGCGCACACTTAAAGCGAGAATGTTCGAGATGCGCTTCATTCATGGTGAACTATCGTTGAGGAATCCCGCATctgtctcttttctttcttttattatttctctCCTTTTTCAGGTACGGGAATAAATACATCATATACAATGTTTAACATAATACTGATGATTTGTAGGTGTGAGGAAGTTGTTTTTGTATTCTGTAAAGATAGTTGAGTGCCGAAACGGATATGGCTAATGACTTATAACGTTATCGCGATTAGCGCGTTAGGATGTGAGAAAAGTTAAACTATGTGAGAAATATAGCCATGTCATGTAATTAAAGTGtatatatgttaaatattttatgttttaaactgGTATATGATAAATTGAGCTCCCTCTTACATAAGTTAATTTGAGGTGACGGTTGCAACGGTTTATTTTCAAATCTTCAGCCTACAGAGACGATAGGAAGAGTATTATTAATAtgagtaaatacatttaaatatctgTCTTTATTCAAATGTCTATTTATTTGATTGTATTGTTACAAAACTGAGTGAAAGattatttaattgaattattcataactctAAGAAGACATGTTTATGCATTATCTTTATTGTAAAGAATTACAGCTGGAGAAAAATATAGTTGTAAAGATGCAGTTTAATTTTTGTTAGGTTTCTGGAAAATAAGTTgtgtaaaaagaaaatacattcaAGGTGAACTATCGTTGAAGAAGCCTGCATCTGTCTCTTTTCcttcttttattatttctacaccattgttttgtctcaagatgcgcACAAGTAATGTTTCTATTAGGGCATTTTTATAAAAGCTTTTTAATTATCCTAATTTAATGAAGGCCTAGTCCTGGCTTAATCTTAAATTAGTGACTGAGGTGGCCTAATATTATCCCAGTGAAGTATTGGAGGGTCTTCAAGAGCGTGTTCCAGTTAATACtattacattttcaataaagtTGATGAACAGTGTCCTTTTAAAGTTGGcataaatcaaaattgaccccaTTTATCTACTTTTGCTGGTCTTATTGTGAGCGATTCATccattcacatttttttataccttttttttttttttttaacctttatttaatcaaaatattgaatCAAAAcatagtcaagtcaagtgacctttatttatttagcgctttttacagtgcagaaaaataaaaaacctttCATCATTCACTCATGCCATCCccgatgtatatgactttttttctttggatAAACACAAACGAAGATTTTTAGGGAAATAAATAATCCATCTTtgtgagtccatataatgcaGTTGAATGGTTGAAAAGCTCAGTTTAAGCTTGAAAAACCACACACAGCGATTGTGATGGTAAACCATACAACACCAGAGGATGAATCAGTGTCTTCTGAAGCCAAACAATTGCTGTCGCTTTAATACAAAGCCCACTTTTCAAAATTCAGTCAACAGCTGATGtgtaaaatcaagtcctgccctaaaGAGAGAGAGCTGCTTCTCTCAGctagcacattttagttcatattcatggtgtctcaaaatagcacagttgagtacacttagatgttcctAAGATTATCTTATTAAAGAAGAAcgtttagtatattaagtacaaaattagtgcgtgaaaatagagcactttaagtacattatagaaatgtacttttttcacctggtTGGCTCTGACTCGGCGCATTTGAGCATGTATCGTAAGtatcaaattacattcataatcggccTTACAATCGTTAAGTGTGTCCCCGTCTTCAAACACTAGTTGtcgctgagactggaagagtttgtgtaacccacattaaaatatagtataaataaataaataaataaatagataactgcaataattcataatattccATAGttaatgaatttttatttttaatccatttatttattaagagttcagaaagaaaaaaaaatgcttcccCTTAAGAGGTTCTCTCTTTTtaatggtggaaacaagcttttaTATAAACCCCCTTCTGGAACCTTTATTCTTAAGAGGctctatacaggtgctggtcatataattagaatatcgtgaaaaagttcatttttttattgtaaattattttaaaaaatgaaactttcatatattctagattccctacatgtaaagtaaaacatttcaaaagtttttttttgtaaatttgttgattagagcgtacagctaatgaaagtccaaaatccagtatctcaaaatattagaatatttacatttgagtttcattaaatgaccatccctacagtataaaatccgggtatcttttgttttttgaaaccacactaatggggaagactgctgacttggcaatggtccaggagacaatcattgacaccctccacaaagagagtaagtcacagaaggtcattactgaatggggtggctgtttacagagtgaaatatcaaagcatattaaatgcaaagttgactggaaggaagaaattgggtaggcaaaggtgcacaagcaacagggatgaccgcaagcttgacaatactgtcaagtaaagccgattcaaacacttgggagagcttcacaatgagtagaatgaagccggagtcagcacatcaagagtcaccacactcagacatcttcaggaaaaggactaccaagccacttctgaaccagagacaatgtcagaagcatcttacctgggctaaggagaaaaagaactggacagtgaacagtggtcgaaaatcctcttttcagataaaagtaaattttgcatttcatgttgaaataatggtcccagagtctgaaggaagactggagaggcacagaatccaagctgcttgaagtctagtgtgaagtttctgaagtcaataatgatttgggggggccgtgacgtctgctggtgttggtccattgtgttttatcaagtgcaaagtcaatgcagccatcttccaggagattttggagcactttatgcttccatctgctgacaagctttatggagatgctgatttccttttccagcaggactttagcacctgcccacagtgcaaaaaccacttccaagtggtttgctgaccatgatattactgtgctttattggccagccaatatgcctgacctgaatctatgggatattttcaagagaaagatgagaaacagtcgatccaacaatatacagatgatctgaaggctcaatagtgcctcagcagtgccacaggctgatcacttccatgccacacttcactgatgcagtaatttgtgctaggagcaagtcatttgctgtaatatgtcctgctgatcaagtattgagtgcacaaaagagcatactttaaagaactttaacttttctgttttgcgaatccattttttgattgattttaggaaatattctaatattttgaaatactggattttggactttcatgagctgtacgctctaatcatcaaaatttaaaaaaaaaacttttgaaatgttttactttacatgtagggaatctagaatatatgaaagtttcatttttaaaaataatttataataaaaaaatgaactttttgatgatattctaattatatgaccagcacctgtatatgaaaGGCCTGACAGGATCCTTTAAGGTTTTTTACAgcaccttttcttctaagagtgtttTCTGCATGTTTTCTGTTAACCAGCACTGAAGGTCACACCGGGATCATGTCTGTCTTTGAAGAGTCTCTCAAACACCATCAGTCTTCCTCTCTCTGTCTGAAGACACTGTGGTGTTTTCAGTCTTTCAGCTCAGATTAGCAGCAGGTGTGTAAGCATCGTCCTCTCACTGTTTCTCAGACTTGGACACTCAGCGGCACTGCGTGACACGCTGGATCTTGCAGTAGCAGTCGAGGCTGGTGAAGCGGTGTGGCCGGCAGAAGGCACACGACTGGAACGACTCCTGCTCCTTCTTGACGTGTCGAGGGATGAAGAAGAAGTTGCACTGGCCGTAGCAGAAGCGGTTGATGACCGTCCGGCTCCTGCAGTCCTCCTGACTGACCGTCTACCGCAGTGGCTGCATCTTGCACCAGTCGCTCTTCAGGTACTTGTGCCCCATCACCACCAACACTTCCTGGCTGGAGGCCAGCACTTCCTGTTTGTGAACGCACCGATCCGGAATACATTTTGGTGAGTCTTGCCTCATTTTGTTGAATTCTTTTGATTGTATATGCtgttcattaaaatattgtgaCACATAAGCCATGGCTTTAAACAGCTCTTTTTTAAGAGCCAccagttaataataataattagtgcAGTTTACAGCACAACATCTCTGTGTCATCTCTGTTTCTGCTAGATGTGCCGTAAAGAGTGCTGCTTTCAGCCCCCTAGTTGCGGGTGCATCTCTGTGATGACGTTGCAATTAATTGTGAAATGACCCGTCTATTCTCAcaattaattctttaaaaagtTAGAGCATGAAAAATTGTACATATCCACAGCAGCGACACTTGAATCTGCTGCGGTACAACAAGAGAATGGGGACAAAATACTATATCTGCAGAACCATTAATAGCCACATGAGGGGAGCCTTTGAACACCAATGAATACAACCAAATATCTTATGGAATtcacacatagaaactctttgaattaaatgttttttttttttgttttgttttttaacactgTTACACATATAAAGGCTAGTTCCACCCAGTCCTCGCGTCATCAAAtcaaggttaaaccactggagtcacatggattacttttaggatgtctttactacctttctggggcttgaaattggtagttgtgtagctgtcaatggatggacagaaagatctcagatttcattaaaaagatctgcatttgtgttctgaagatgaacaaaagtcttacaagTTTGTAATGACTCGAGGGTGAGTAACTGCCAACAATGGAAAGTCCTTTCAGTTTTCGGCCAAAATAAGAGCTTGATGGTTTATTTTCTAAGGGAACATGGTGGCGTTtgctcacaaaacctttgcattccctcgcaaaacttttgtatTGTTTGTGAGTGAAAGCTAAATTTCTCggggaatgcaaaacatttgccAGAGTACGCAAAAGCATCGCCAAATAATTTTTCTTCCTATCTTCACTTTTTTTCCTTcacgtccctttaggggcttCGTAATTTTCCAATATCGTTTAGCTCCAGGAAAGATAGTTTATGATTTAATTTCTATTACTATGTCTATTTCCCTACACCAATGAATTCTTGAAATGTTTTGGTTCTGTACATTTAATGCAGTAATGAAAGCTATAGTCACCCCTGAGTTTTTTCAGCCCATTGATGATGAGAAAGACATTGTTCACGGGGTTAATGTGGGCATCTTGACCGTGAGTGAGGACACATTAGACATGATAGTGTCTTCCCAGAGGATGTCATGGACGTGGCTGTGATACTGGATGAGATTGTGGATCTCCAAGATATTCCAAATGCACTGTTTGGACTCCTTTATGCTTTGAACATTGATTATCCCAAAGAGCTATGATACGCCTTTGAGCTGAGGTTGGTGGGGAGAGCTGCACTGCGAAGATTCAAGGACTAAAAAAGCAGTTAGGAAACACTGGAATCTATAACCTCTTTTTTTGTGGTGTTTATTTTCATTGAGCTCGAGAGCTTACACATTGAGTTAAAATGTCAAAGCTAATTCAGAGATGTTTAACAATCTTCACTATTTCTTTTTGAAAGGAAAGGTCTGAACATAgaacatttctataatgtatgTTGTGGggtaattcattttatttaacacCATactaatatttgtttaaaattttacacTTTGAAATCTTTAGACATTTGTGcctcatgtttttattttgaattgaaaatgggTTTTCGGAAAGAAAAGGGAAAACGAGAAAGAGCAGGGGATCGTAACAGCTAAAATgggacacacacgcacacacacacacacacacacactgatctcaCTGTCTATATGAGGATTcattacacacatttattctGACATGTTATTTCACTGACAGAAGTTCAGCTgtagtattaatgtaatgaagagaaAATAAGAGACTCTATAACATCTCACTGTTACTGATTCATCATGagctcaaagcattatgggtagaaTCTCTCTACAGTCTATTCTGATTCATCAacagtttcactgatgatccataaaaaaaataaaacccaggatagagcggttgagtgaatgtggtctggactgtgtggatgaggctcattgtgtTTCTgtagacgctgtagaaggacagagttcctgcactgtgatccacatacactcctattctcCTGTTGATGGACTCAAAATCATAATAATCACACACTCCTATTCTACTGATGATGGACTCTACAGAGAGATTAGTCAGTATGTTATTGTGTGTGAATATGAATCTGGAGTCAGAGCAGAacaaactccaggactgatcattataTCCAAACCAACACTCATTACCCCgtcccttcctgctgatgctcttatatgacactgatataaaCACAGCACCTctccactcaatctcccagtaacagcgtccacacacactctctctgcaCAACACCTGCTCCCACtgatcaaatctgtctggatgatcaggatactgCTGAAGCTCTGAGCCAATGAATGTAATCATTCTGTTCCTTTTAGACAGATGGAGGTTTTCATTCAATGTGTTCAGATCCAGATTGAgctgatgggaatctgatggagataaaaACACATCAGAATCAGGAATTATCAATCTGTCTGATATCCTGTACAAAGCATTATCATTATCCATCATCTATGTCCTTTACCCAACCCAAGAAAATGGTTCATTAATATCAtagtgatatttcacaatattactgtttttactgtattttggatcaaaatgcagaagagacttatttcaaaaacattaaacttaccaaccccaaactttttatcTGTCatgagatatatattttttatttataatatttaatttagtgtgtttactattattattcacCTATATATCATTTCAAATGGATGTCACTGAATGCAAGTCACTGAATCACATAAAAGATTTGACTGGATAGTTTAAATTTTCCCAAGGATCAAAAAAGCCAAGtgaataaaatttatatttatgaatgctaaataaataaataaatgctttaaaaaaatttggCACTGAAACCTTAATTACGTAGATTATCACAAACTGCAGCCAATCAGCAAACAGGAagcattcataaaaaaaatttccaatagaaaacaagaaaaaacataTTGTGTCTGAATTCTAAACGCAGAAGTTGTTTTCACAGGAAGTTCAGCAGCTGCGCTACAGAAAGctgacagaaacactgaagtAAACAGTCGTGGTGATGGAAATGAAACAGTCTGTTCTGGGGTCTGTTCTTTATATGTGGATTACTCAATTAGCTGGATTTCATTGTTGActtttagaaagtataatgcattaaaacacatgacaaacaaccaatttcagaatctgcaaatattataatgtattttaactttggttataattatttatgaaaagatatctATTATATATGTTATAAATACCTTTATGATGCACAcagtttttctgcttgttttcttagtgacttacattgtagGAAGTCGTTCCTGGTTCTGGGAACAATGTTGGTGAAAGTGACTGTGGAAATCAACAGACATGAAGAGTGTGATTATCATGTCAAGAGAAAATGATCCCTGCATCCGTTCCtaagacatttctaatatgatcttctacatgatatgagatgatggaggatcatttctgagagcagatgaatctccaggactttacctctgtcagagatcttcttcagctcctctttgcagaaatccTCCAGTTTGTCTCTCAGCTGACGGACAGATTCTCTCACAACatcaaaagaggagagagaactgaAGGGATCATCATTTACGTCTGTAGATTCAGGAGGAGCtgagagagactggaaactctacagaaaacaggaatcaaagctcatcacctcCACACTTCAGCCAATAACCTGCACTACTGTCAGATTTGAGGAGCTCTTGTTGATCTTTAGTAACTCTCCTCAATCCAGCACTTTCACAGCATCAGATTCAttcttctcatgttcattataTCATGTTAGAGCTGTAAGTTCTAGTGTTTGACACTTACAATATATGAGAACTTTCTAGGAAAACACTTGAAACACAATGGAGTCACATGACAGGGTTTAGTAGATTTGATCAGGAAAAGCAGTTCAAAGACAACGAGTAgagaattttatttataacttttgaGCAGTTAGTGGCTCTGAAATTCATAAGGACTCTTAGGACACGATCCCAAGGTCAGGTTTTGTGGTTTAAATATGCTGAAGCATCACTAATATACAgcctcacttcctgtttgagGACTTCACTGTCAAATTCATTAATGTGTTACTGAAAATTATTATGAAAGGTTTCAGCAGGTTTAAAGATTATCTGACTTTGGTAAACATTACTCAGAATTTGtagtaaacaataaaataaaaagatgaagGGAAATCTAGCTGTGTGAAACTGGCACCATCATGTTCTTGGATTTCACAttgttgcaaaaaataaatgaataaattaacattagtgAAGTTTTGAACTGTTGCTTTCTGGAAGCTCAGTATATCCTTcagaaaaatgtttcagaaatttTCCAGAGCTGAACTGCATTTGTAAGTGCGTCTCTTTCAAAAGAAGATGATCAGATGAGAGTCTGACTGATGATTATATAATAACCAAACACACAGATCAACACTTCAGTCAACGGCTCATTCTGCTctcatgaaatgtttctctgtgagtctcttgctcaagtccactatgatcctgttcttctagatctctgttacctgcaggaaatggatgtgatcctgtgtgtgtgaaagctgctccagctcagcgtctcttctcctcagatcattgatctcctgctccagtcgctccagtcgtccttcagctcgactcactgcagtcttttcctgatctctgatccgctgtgtggcctcagagcggcttctctcaatggagcggatgagctcagtgaagatcctcttactgtcctccactgctgtctttgcagagcgctgttaggacacacatcacaatcacacagtggcttcagtgagtcctgactgagacttctcaaacttctcttcttctccagactcaccttatgagacaccacagcctctctcagctgctgaagatctttctctctctgctggatccTCTGCTGGAACGACCTCTGCATCTCTTTCAGCTGATGCTAAAGGACAAACCAATAACAGGAGAAACATCACATAAATCATCAAGTAAACAGATATGAATCCAGTATCAGTGAAGTGCTGAGATTGAGGATTAAAGATCTTGGATGATACGGTTATAGGTTCAATCATAAGTTCCAGCATTATTTCATCAATGTCTAGttttatagggatagttcacccagaaatttaaattctttcattgtttactcatcctcatgtctttACAAACTTGTATGATTTTCTCTtgcagaacacaaaacaagatattCTGAATAATGTCTGTTTCTAGAGCCCAAATCAAATATGGTGACACGTCAATAACATCAAACCTCACTGGCTCATGCATGttcacatgactaaacatgcaaatatatttGACTTTTCCTATCACTTAAGAAGATTTATGTTTTATCTCAATTTGCATATTATGGTcctaaataatattaaaaattagaATTACTGTGTCCCAAATCGTAGTATGATTATTTCAAAGATACCCGGATGATCTACTATTACTGTTTAGAGTCAGAAGTGAAGATCGATGCACACTCTAACGgataatattgcccacaacccactGTGCGATGGATGTGGATTTGATTATaactaaaaaacattaataaaaagtgttaaaaagctACAAACATGATGGATGGACGAGTCTGACAATAAAGTAGAAAGGTTTAGATAAATAAGTTTGAGTGAATAATAATCAGTATATAACCTGACGAAAAGATCTTTATtcaatgttatccacattatttttcatctgcaacagcacTGTGAACTTTTGTAATGATACGTttgtcattaacttttaaatgcatcattacacaaacacatgaggAGCGTCTACTCATGAAAGACCCAATACTGGCAGATCAACCTGCTACTACATTTCTCCCTGAAatggtaggaaattaaattaaattgaatgtgacaagatgattgacaggacggTTTAAACTGTGACAGGATGTGTGTAACTAAGTGATAGAGATGTCCGTTAAAGGCGTACAtagtgccctccacaaatattggcacccttagtaaatatgagcaaaggtggctgtgaaaataaatctgcattgtttatccttttgatctttcattaaaaaaattcacaatattctaacctttcatcgaagtaaaacaattgaaaatgggaGAAAAAGctcatgaaataaatgtttttctccaaaacacattggccacaattattggcacccaattacTGCAACATCCTTTTctcaagataacagctctgagtcttctcctttaatgcctgatgagtttggagaacatcagagatcattccttcatacagaatctctccagatccttcagattcccagctccatgttggtacttcttctcttcagttcactccactcattttcttcagGGTTCAgttcaggggactgggacggccacggcagaagcttcattttgtgctcagtgacacatttttgtgttgattttggtgtttgttttggatcattgtcctgatggaagatccaaccacggcccattattggatttctagcagaagcggtcaggttttgatttttatctgttggtatttgatggaatccatgataccatgtatctgaacaagatgtccaggacctccagcagaaaaataggcccacaacattaaagatccggcagtatatttaaccgtgggcatggggtactttttatcccagtgtgcaccaaacccatctggtgggtttgctgccaaaaagctctttttttagtttcatctgaccatagaagccggtcccatttgaagttccagtcgtgtctgacaactgaatatgctggaaatcttttgctgcacatcagaactatattctttggttgttctcattgtgatgaatgattaagggaatttggcctttgtgtttcctcgtGTTTagatactcctgtggaacaggacgtcatggctggacaatttcatgttcatgatcatcctcatgtgctaaaaaatgtaaatatgaatgggaatatacttcagagatattttactcataagaatttctaggggtgccaataattgtggccaacatgtattggagaaaaacatttatttcataatgtgagtttcaccccattttcaattgttttacttcgatgaaaggttagatttttgtgaattttttttaatgaaagatcaaaaggataaacaatgcagatttatttttacagtcatcttttctcatatttactaagggtgccaataattgtggagggcactgtatgatatagtatgtcccaaagcttgcctaTTCTTCTGCTACACATTCAGAAGTctgtattgttttttgttttttcttcacaaaaacagtacatacttttagggcacaGTGTAAGTAGGTGAACTGGGACACAGCATTAGATTACCCCCCTTGGAGTTATATGGATTtcatttaatgtgctttttgaAGATGGAAGCTTTTTGACCCTAATGACTTTCAATAAATGGAGAAATGAGACATTCCTTAACCTTTTGagcggtacggtcccacatatgggatttagaatgttcagtgacgtcacataactgccggattcaaactgtgctttcgcgTTTTGGCTGGCACAGAACCAGAAACGGACACACTCAGCGCTTGTCATTTAtcacaactatgcagtgttttcaaccacataatgctcattttaggtttcagacatttaaatacacaaacactattaaaataatacatttaaacaataaacgCCATAGAAACAATAATGCGAAAcgttttaaaataatgcataataatgaGCATAATGGGACCTCTTTAAGTTCatacctgtttctctgtcctctgtGCTGCAGCTGATACAGTGTCGTGGTTTTTATGTTCATCTATTATACATAGCACACATATACACTTCTGGTCA
The Ctenopharyngodon idella isolate HZGC_01 chromosome 4, HZGC01, whole genome shotgun sequence genome window above contains:
- the LOC127510611 gene encoding E3 ubiquitin/ISG15 ligase TRIM25-like isoform X2 gives rise to the protein MAEARISQDEFMCSVCLDLLKDPVATSCGHSFCNICITGFWDQEDQMRVYSCPQCRQTFSPRPALAKNTILAEMVEKLKKTKLPADCYAGAGDVQCDVCTGRKHKAVKSCLVCLNSYCQIHLEEHESWFKGKRHNLTEATGRLQEMICPKHDKILEVFCRTDQKCICVLCIIDEHKNHDTVSAAAQRTEKQHQLKEMQRSFQQRIQQREKDLQQLREAVVSHKRSAKTAVEDSKRIFTELIRSIERSRSEATQRIRDQEKTAVSRAEGRLERLEQEINDLRRRDAELEQLSHTQDHIHFLQSFQSLSAPPESTDVNDDPFSSLSSFDVVRESVRQLRDKLEDFCKEELKKISDRVTFTNIVPRTRNDFLQCKSLRKQAEKLCAS
- the LOC127510611 gene encoding E3 ubiquitin/ISG15 ligase TRIM25-like isoform X3, whose protein sequence is MAEARISQDEFMCSVCLDLLKDPVATSCGHSFCNICITGFWDQEDQMRVYSCPQCRQTFSPRPALAKNTILAEMVEKLKKTKLPADCYAGAGDVQCDVCTGRKHKAVKSCLVCLNSYCQIHLEEHESWFKGKRHNLTEATGRLQEMICPKHDKILEVFCRTDQKCICVLCIIDEHKNHDTVSAAAQRTEKQHQLKEMQRSFQQRIQQREKDLQQLREAVVSHKRSAKTAVEDSKRIFTELIRSIERSRSEATQRIRDQEKTAVSRAEGRLERLEQEINDLRRRDAELEQLSHTQDHIHFLQSFQSLSAPPESTDVNDDPFSSLSSFDVVRESVRQLRDKLEDFCKEELKKISDRVTFTNIVPRTRNDFLQ
- the LOC127510611 gene encoding tripartite motif-containing protein 16-like isoform X1 — encoded protein: MAEARISQDEFMCSVCLDLLKDPVATSCGHSFCNICITGFWDQEDQMRVYSCPQCRQTFSPRPALAKNTILAEMVEKLKKTKLPADCYAGAGDVQCDVCTGRKHKAVKSCLVCLNSYCQIHLEEHESWFKGKRHNLTEATGRLQEMICPKHDKILEVFCRTDQKCICVLCIIDEHKNHDTVSAAAQRTEKQHQLKEMQRSFQQRIQQREKDLQQLREAVVSHKRSAKTAVEDSKRIFTELIRSIERSRSEATQRIRDQEKTAVSRAEGRLERLEQEINDLRRRDAELEQLSHTQDHIHFLQSFQSLSAPPESTDVNDDPFSSLSSFDVVRESVRQLRDKLEDFCKEELKKISDRVTFTNIVPRTRNDFLQYSHQLNLDLNTLNENLHLSKRNRMITFIGSELQQYPDHPDRFDQWEQVLCRESVCGRCYWEIEWRGAVFISVSYKSISRKGRGNECWFGYNDQSWSLFCSDSRFIFTHNNILTNLSVESIISRIGVCDYYDFESINRRIGVYVDHSAGTLSFYSVYRNTMSLIHTVQTTFTQPLYPGFYFFYGSSVKLLMNQNRL